A portion of the Lathamus discolor isolate bLatDis1 chromosome 5, bLatDis1.hap1, whole genome shotgun sequence genome contains these proteins:
- the OPRM1 gene encoding LOW QUALITY PROTEIN: mu-type opioid receptor (The sequence of the model RefSeq protein was modified relative to this genomic sequence to represent the inferred CDS: inserted 1 base in 1 codon) encodes MCPQPAAGRSVGAGVAATASPAPRQRRDSNXRWAALGRGEPLAALTLLRAMAVAYLLGNGSAPLLAGALEVPFAANASAAACRPAAPPCSAAPPAAWGNTSAGWNRSEPCGGANGSAGGGGPCAPAGGGPSVVTAIAIMALYSVVCVVGLFGNFLVMYVIVRYTKMKTATNIYIFNLALADALATSTLPFQSVNYLMGTWPFGTILCKIVISIDYYNMFTSIFTLCTMSVDRYVAVCHPVKALDFRTPRNAKIVNVCNWILSSAIGLPVMFMATTKYRHGSIDCTLTFSHPAWYWENLLKICVFIFAFIMPVLIITVCYGLMILRLKSVRMLSGSKEKDRNLRRITRMVLVVVAVFIVCWTPIHIYVIIKALVNIPETTFQTVSWHFCIALGYTNSCLNPVLYAFLDENFKRCFREFCIPTSSTIEQQNSTRVRQNTRDHASTANTVDRTNHQLELQEAETTPLP; translated from the exons ATGTGCCCGCAGCCAGCGGCGGGGCGCTCCGTCGGGGCGGGCGTCGCTGCCACCGCCTCCCCGGCACCGCGGCAGCGCCGCGATAGCA TGCGCTGGGCAGCCCTGGGGCGCGGAGAGCCGCTGGCCGCGCTGACGCTGCTACGCGCCATGGCCGTCGCCTACCTGCTGGGCAACGGCTCCGCGCCGCTCCTCGCTGGCGCCCTGGAGGTGCCCTTCGCCGCCAACGCCTCCGCCGCCGCCtgccgccccgccgcgccccctTGCTCGGCCGCGCCGCCCGCAGCCTGGGGCAACACCTCGGCGGGCTGGAACCGGTCCGAGCCGTGCGGCGGCGCCAACGGGagcgcgggcggcggcggcccctgCGCGCCCGCGGGCGGTGGCCCCTCGGTGGTCACGGCCATCGCCATTATGGCCCTCTACTCCGTGGTCTGCGTCGTGGGGCTCTTCGGCAACTTCTTGGTCATGTATGTCATCGTCAG gtaCACAAAAATGAAGACTGCCACCAATATCTATATTTTCAATCTTGCACTGGCAGATGCCCTAGCAACAAGTACCCTGCCATTCCAGAGTGTGAATTACTTGATGGGAACATGGCCATTTGGTACCATCCTTTGTAAGATTGTTATATCCATAGACTACTATAATATGTTCACCAGTATTTTTACACTCTGCACCATGAGTGTGGATCGCTATGTAGCTGTATGCCACCCAGTTAAGGCCCTTGATTTCCGTACCCCCAGAAATGCCAAAATTGTCAATGTCTGCAACTGGATCCTTTCTTCTGCCATTGGCCTGCCAGTTATGTTCATGGCAACCACTAAATACAGGCATG gctctATTGACTGCACACTAACATTCTCCCACCCTGCATGGTACTGGGAAAACCTCctgaaaatctgtgttttcatcTTTGCCTTCATCATGCCAGTCCTCATCATTACCGTGTGCTATGGGCTGATGATTTTACGCCTGAAGAGCGTTCGCATGTTGTCTGGCTCCAAAGAGAAGGACAGGAACCTGCGGAGAATCACGAGGATGGTTCTTGTAGTGGTGGCGGTGTTTATTGTCTGCTGGACTCCTATCCACATTTATGTCATCATTAAAGCCCTGGTTAACATCCCAGAGACTACTTTCCAGACTGTTTCCTGGCACTTCTGTATTGCCCTAGGGTATACAAATAGCTGCCTTAATCCAGTCCTGTATGCATTTCTAGATGAGAATTTCAAAAGGTGTTTCAGAGAGTTCTGCATCCCCACTTCCTCAACCATTGAGCAGCAAAATTCCACCCGAGTACGACAAAACACTCGTGACCATGCATCCACTGCCAACACTGTGGACAGGACTAACCATCAG ttGGAACTTCAAGAAGCTGAAACTACTCCACTGCCGTGA